The bacterium genome includes a region encoding these proteins:
- a CDS encoding DUF1326 domain-containing protein: protein MLKTAFTACLLLLLALPVSSNDRIAWNVEGVIADACQCYVFCPCEFQSLPTFGHCDDTAVLNITKGLYGNVILDGTRVAAAGQSPKGMRMSEAAGNLTFARIYIPKEVSEEQKNALVEIARVFFGKKVGQKQRMSANEKWEQVEMKVLQEPNRYRIEIPNILNLEIVSPVGGDGKTPLVLKNSPFATLSDIRIGRSKIYQFTSNGIQWNYSGRSASIRNFRLDSEHLRYPEEKNKIQQPQHNHK from the coding sequence ATGCTCAAGACAGCTTTTACTGCTTGTTTGTTACTTCTGTTGGCTTTACCCGTAAGCTCGAACGATCGCATTGCTTGGAATGTGGAAGGGGTCATCGCCGACGCCTGTCAGTGTTATGTGTTTTGTCCTTGTGAATTTCAGAGCCTCCCAACGTTTGGACATTGCGATGATACAGCCGTTCTGAATATTACAAAAGGCCTGTATGGCAACGTAATCCTGGATGGGACCAGAGTCGCCGCTGCCGGACAAAGCCCCAAAGGAATGAGAATGTCTGAAGCAGCCGGCAATTTAACGTTTGCTCGAATTTACATTCCCAAAGAAGTGAGTGAAGAACAAAAGAACGCACTTGTTGAAATAGCCCGAGTTTTCTTCGGAAAGAAAGTCGGTCAAAAACAGAGGATGTCCGCAAACGAAAAATGGGAACAGGTGGAAATGAAGGTCCTCCAGGAACCCAATCGTTACCGCATTGAGATCCCCAACATTTTGAACCTGGAAATCGTATCGCCTGTAGGTGGCGATGGAAAAACTCCTCTGGTTCTAAAGAACAGCCCGTTTGCAACCCTTTCCGATATCCGAATCGGCAGGTCCAAGATCTATCAATTCACCTCCAACGGCATTCAATGGAATTACTCCGGACGGAGCGCGTCGATCAGGAATTTCCGGCTCGACAGCGAGCATTTACGATATCCAGAAGAAAAAAACAAAATTCAGCAACCGCAACACAACCATAAATAA